The Candidatus Methylomirabilota bacterium genome includes a region encoding these proteins:
- a CDS encoding extracellular solute-binding protein, producing MRRGISCSVLAALLLWTLAPLPAPAQTKKLVYWTHWEQNPEFNKWYEVKGKEFAKKHGYEVEVVTVPYQGYEAKYLAALMGKSGAPDMFNGMTHQWCGQYDFCDRMPADLEKLWDENIPKYMVPIGKWKGARYGIPLEHGNFQQMYLDVDLFKKAGLDPDKPPKTLDDWLAAMKRLTIADGKGEASQVGFAIRHKGHPVGITDKFLPFAHAFGARMLSPDLEKATGYANSPDMVAALQFFGDLVLKHKVASLALGNPEDAFGQKRAAVIFRESWFFGWVRKNAPDVTFKVAALPCGKACPGAGALFPWTNLIYKHSPNRQAAWEFMRFISNAKDDLEQHQAAGFLPVWTANLESPYVKGRPDYQSTKEMLAQPVPPTYFHPKSNELATAFGEAVVGVLYGKGQPKPLLDEAAAKMDKILKD from the coding sequence ATGCGACGCGGTATCTCGTGCTCGGTCCTGGCCGCCCTCCTGCTCTGGACGCTGGCGCCGCTCCCGGCCCCGGCCCAGACGAAGAAGCTCGTGTACTGGACGCACTGGGAGCAGAATCCCGAGTTCAACAAGTGGTACGAGGTGAAGGGCAAGGAGTTCGCCAAGAAGCACGGCTACGAGGTCGAGGTCGTGACGGTCCCCTACCAGGGGTACGAGGCGAAGTATCTGGCGGCGCTCATGGGCAAGAGCGGCGCGCCCGACATGTTCAACGGCATGACCCATCAGTGGTGCGGGCAGTACGACTTCTGTGACCGCATGCCCGCCGACCTCGAGAAGCTCTGGGATGAGAACATCCCCAAGTACATGGTGCCGATCGGCAAGTGGAAGGGGGCGCGCTACGGAATCCCGCTCGAGCACGGGAACTTCCAGCAGATGTACCTCGACGTGGACCTCTTCAAGAAGGCGGGGCTGGACCCCGACAAGCCGCCCAAGACCCTCGACGACTGGCTGGCCGCGATGAAGAGGCTGACGATCGCGGACGGCAAGGGAGAGGCCAGCCAGGTCGGCTTCGCCATCCGCCACAAGGGACACCCGGTCGGGATCACCGACAAGTTCCTCCCGTTCGCCCACGCCTTCGGCGCCCGGATGCTCTCCCCCGATCTGGAGAAGGCGACCGGCTACGCCAACAGCCCGGACATGGTGGCGGCCCTCCAGTTCTTCGGGGACCTCGTCCTCAAGCACAAGGTCGCCAGCCTCGCCCTCGGCAACCCCGAGGACGCCTTCGGTCAGAAGCGAGCCGCCGTGATCTTCCGTGAGTCCTGGTTCTTCGGCTGGGTTCGGAAGAACGCTCCCGACGTCACCTTCAAGGTGGCCGCGCTGCCCTGCGGCAAGGCGTGTCCCGGCGCCGGCGCCCTCTTCCCCTGGACCAACCTCATCTACAAGCACAGCCCGAACCGGCAGGCGGCCTGGGAGTTCATGCGCTTCATCAGCAACGCCAAGGACGACCTCGAGCAGCACCAGGCGGCGGGCTTCCTCCCGGTCTGGACCGCGAACCTCGAGTCGCCGTACGTGAAGGGCCGGCCGGACTACCAGTCGACCAAGGAGATGCTCGCCCAGCCGGTGCCGCCGACCTACTTCCACCCCAAGTCGAACGAGCTGGCCACCGCCTTCGGCGAGGCCGTGGTGGGCGTCCTCTACGGGAAGGGGCAGCCCAAGCCCCTGCTCGACGAGGCGGCGGCGAAGATGGACAAGATCCTCAAGGACTAG